One Solirubrobacter pauli DNA segment encodes these proteins:
- a CDS encoding NADP-dependent oxidoreductase — translation MDPAETSMKALRAHARGGAEQLTYEDAPAPGAPSAGEVRVRVRAAAITLDELTWPDTWEADGVDRTPTIPSHELAGVVTAIGPDVDGLAVGDAVFGLVPFDRDGAAAEYVLAPAAGLVHTPAGVSEVVAAAAVLPALTALEALDAHLGLGSGQRLLVRGGTGAVASALIQLARRMGLEVTATVRSQTAVEHARRLGAATVLVGEEPTAASFDAAIDAVGAGTPEWLYRAVRPGGRVVTLQEPPDEDLARAAGVDARFFVVSPSAAALERLGALLAAGELEVAVAQTYPLSEGRTAYAGRSAAGPGKVVLEP, via the coding sequence ATGGACCCTGCGGAGACATCGATGAAGGCGCTGCGCGCCCATGCGCGTGGAGGCGCCGAGCAACTCACCTACGAGGACGCGCCCGCGCCCGGCGCGCCGAGCGCCGGTGAGGTCCGCGTCCGCGTGCGGGCGGCGGCCATCACATTGGACGAGCTGACGTGGCCCGACACCTGGGAGGCCGACGGCGTGGACCGCACGCCGACCATCCCGTCGCACGAGCTGGCCGGGGTCGTCACCGCGATCGGGCCCGACGTCGACGGGCTGGCGGTCGGCGACGCGGTCTTCGGGCTCGTGCCGTTCGATCGCGACGGCGCCGCGGCCGAGTACGTCCTCGCGCCCGCGGCCGGCCTCGTCCACACGCCGGCGGGCGTCTCCGAGGTCGTCGCGGCGGCCGCCGTCCTGCCGGCGCTCACGGCGCTGGAAGCGCTCGACGCGCACCTCGGGCTCGGCTCCGGGCAGCGGCTGCTCGTCCGCGGCGGCACGGGTGCCGTCGCCTCCGCCCTGATCCAGCTGGCACGCCGCATGGGCCTCGAGGTGACGGCGACCGTGCGGTCGCAGACGGCGGTCGAGCACGCGCGGCGGCTCGGCGCGGCCACGGTGCTCGTGGGTGAGGAGCCCACGGCGGCGAGCTTCGACGCCGCCATCGACGCGGTCGGCGCCGGCACGCCGGAGTGGCTCTACCGGGCGGTCCGGCCCGGCGGGCGCGTCGTCACGCTGCAGGAGCCGCCCGACGAGGACCTCGCACGCGCCGCGGGCGTCGACGCGCGCTTCTTCGTCGTCAGCCCTTCCGCCGCGGCCCTCGAGCGGCTCGGCGCCCTGCTGGCCGCCGGTGAGCTCGAGGTGGCCGTCGCGCAGACGTACCCGCTGTCGGAGGGCCGCACCGCGTACGCCGGACGGAGCGCGGCGGGCCCGGGGAAGGTCGTCCTCGAGCCCTAG
- a CDS encoding VOC family protein, translating to MKQPLKGPHHFTGITRDVTTNVDFWCRVMGLRFVKNTLNFETTFRYHTYFGDEEGNPGSVVTFLEFKEAPVGVPGDGDIQRLVLRVASYDSLEYWMDRLIANQHHSEMLRLDPTQPQSLVFWDPEGHEVELMVSDTTDAPLVAEADDIPAEHRILGIEGARSFTTKEEQLPFAQHLGFRDDGYRLVLDAERSGRWYFSPPPGRPSGDGKVGVWHHVAYDAGDGPETERARDEANEGVRPWTKIFDHYFFDSCYSMSPGGRMEICTSGPGFQLDEKLEDLGDRLCLSPRVEPLRAKLESELTLIVNPRPRNKTKASAAPPKADIAPSGNGVPPAQEPAASAN from the coding sequence ATGAAGCAGCCGCTCAAGGGTCCGCATCACTTCACCGGCATCACCCGCGACGTCACGACGAACGTCGACTTCTGGTGCCGCGTCATGGGTCTGCGGTTCGTGAAGAACACGCTCAACTTCGAGACGACCTTCCGGTACCACACCTACTTCGGCGACGAGGAGGGCAATCCGGGGTCGGTCGTCACGTTCCTGGAGTTCAAGGAGGCGCCGGTCGGCGTCCCGGGGGACGGGGACATCCAGCGGCTCGTCCTGCGGGTCGCGTCCTACGACTCGCTCGAGTACTGGATGGACCGCCTGATCGCCAACCAGCACCACAGCGAGATGCTGCGGCTGGACCCGACGCAGCCCCAGTCGCTGGTGTTCTGGGACCCCGAGGGCCACGAGGTCGAGCTGATGGTGTCCGACACCACCGACGCGCCGCTGGTCGCCGAGGCGGACGACATCCCCGCCGAGCACCGCATCCTCGGCATCGAGGGCGCGCGCTCCTTCACCACCAAGGAGGAGCAGCTCCCGTTCGCCCAGCACCTCGGGTTCCGCGACGACGGCTACCGGCTCGTGCTCGACGCCGAGCGCTCCGGCCGCTGGTACTTCTCGCCGCCGCCCGGTCGCCCGTCGGGTGACGGCAAGGTCGGCGTCTGGCACCACGTCGCCTACGACGCCGGCGACGGCCCCGAGACCGAGCGCGCCCGCGACGAGGCCAACGAGGGCGTGCGCCCGTGGACGAAGATCTTCGACCACTACTTCTTCGACAGCTGCTACTCGATGTCTCCCGGAGGGCGGATGGAGATCTGCACGTCGGGGCCTGGATTTCAACTCGACGAGAAGCTCGAGGACCTCGGCGACCGACTCTGCCTCTCACCGCGAGTGGAGCCACTTCGCGCCAAGCTCGAATCCGAGCTGACGCTGATCGTCAACCCGCGTCCGCGCAACAAGACGAAGGCCTCGGCGGCACCGCCCAAGGCGGACATCGCGCCGTCGGGCAACGGCGTCCCGCCCGCGCAGGAGCCGGCGGCGTCCGCAAACTAA
- a CDS encoding uroporphyrinogen decarboxylase family protein, with the protein METSLVGSYPQPEWLVDREKLRTRLPPRVRASDIWKIDPEQLRAAQDAATLAAIHDQELAGLDIITDGEIRRESYSNYFVLALDGIDVDNPGEALDRNGNPMPVPRVAGPISRRENILRRDAVFLRSATDRKIKVTVPGPFTMAQQAQNDHYGSEEEVAFAFADVVREEVTELFEAGVDVVQLDEPWMESRSEQARAYGIETLRRALDGVDGTTVLHICFGYPLFVPGHKRTYRFLPELAEAPVDQISIETAQAELDLEVLERLSDKTIVLGVIALDSNEVESAETVAARIERALPYTRNLVAAPDCGMKYLTRDAAYGKLQSLVGGARLVKA; encoded by the coding sequence ATGGAAACGAGCCTCGTCGGGTCTTACCCGCAGCCGGAATGGCTGGTAGACCGGGAAAAGCTGCGCACCCGGCTCCCGCCGCGCGTGCGGGCAAGCGACATCTGGAAGATCGACCCGGAGCAGCTCCGGGCCGCGCAGGACGCCGCGACGCTCGCCGCGATCCACGACCAGGAGCTCGCGGGGCTGGACATCATCACCGACGGCGAGATCCGCCGAGAGAGCTACTCGAACTACTTCGTGCTGGCGCTGGACGGGATCGACGTCGACAACCCGGGCGAGGCGCTGGACCGCAACGGCAACCCGATGCCGGTGCCGCGCGTGGCCGGCCCGATCTCCCGGCGTGAGAACATCCTCCGCCGCGACGCCGTGTTCCTGCGCAGCGCGACCGACCGCAAGATCAAGGTCACGGTGCCCGGCCCGTTCACGATGGCCCAGCAGGCGCAGAACGACCACTACGGCAGCGAGGAGGAGGTCGCGTTCGCCTTCGCCGACGTCGTGCGCGAGGAGGTGACCGAGCTCTTCGAAGCCGGCGTCGACGTCGTCCAGCTCGACGAGCCGTGGATGGAGTCGCGCTCCGAGCAGGCGCGCGCGTACGGGATCGAGACGCTGCGGCGCGCGCTGGACGGGGTGGACGGCACGACCGTCCTGCACATCTGCTTCGGCTATCCGCTGTTCGTGCCGGGGCACAAGCGGACCTACCGCTTCCTGCCCGAGCTGGCCGAGGCGCCCGTGGACCAGATCTCGATCGAGACGGCCCAGGCCGAGCTCGACCTCGAGGTGCTCGAGCGGCTGTCGGACAAGACGATCGTGCTCGGCGTGATCGCGCTGGACTCGAACGAGGTCGAGAGCGCGGAGACGGTGGCGGCGCGGATCGAGCGCGCGCTGCCCTACACGCGGAACCTCGTCGCCGCGCCGGACTGCGGCATGAAGTACCTCACGCGTGACGCGGCGTACGGGAAGCTCCAGTCGCTGGTCGGCGGCGCGCGGTTGGTGAAGGCATGA
- a CDS encoding cobalamin-independent methionine synthase II family protein, translated as MSILTTHVGSLPRPEDLIRTMFAKQEGVPVDPVALEQRTRSAVAEVVQKQVDCGVDVVSDGEMGKPSYVTYIADRLDGFGGTSQPLTYQDLVEFPVLQRKVFGDPGRSRRKTPACDAPIKVRDPEAAKADIEHMTSALPDGHRGFMNAASPGVIALFFRNDHYATREEYVYAIADAMRVEYEAITSAGLQVQIDAPDLAMGRHIQFADKDLAAFREEARLNIEALNHATANIDPAAMRLHVCWGNYEGPHHCDVPFKDIIDLVFEARPASIAFEAANPRHAHEWAIFEDVKLPDGKILIPGVLESKANFIEHPELIAQRIRRYADLVGDESVMAGSDCGYGTWVGQAAVDPDVVWAKLRALREGADLASR; from the coding sequence ATGAGCATCCTCACCACCCATGTCGGCAGCCTTCCCCGTCCAGAAGACCTGATCCGCACGATGTTCGCCAAGCAGGAGGGCGTCCCCGTGGACCCCGTCGCGCTCGAGCAGCGCACCCGCTCGGCGGTCGCGGAGGTCGTCCAGAAGCAGGTCGACTGCGGTGTGGACGTGGTCAGCGACGGCGAGATGGGCAAGCCGAGCTACGTCACCTACATCGCCGACCGCCTCGACGGGTTCGGCGGCACGAGCCAGCCGCTCACGTACCAGGACCTCGTCGAGTTCCCGGTCCTGCAGCGGAAGGTCTTCGGCGACCCGGGCCGCTCGCGGCGCAAGACGCCAGCCTGCGACGCCCCGATCAAGGTCCGCGACCCCGAGGCCGCCAAGGCCGACATCGAGCACATGACGTCCGCGCTTCCCGACGGCCACCGCGGCTTCATGAACGCCGCCTCCCCCGGCGTGATCGCGCTCTTCTTCCGCAACGACCACTACGCCACGCGCGAGGAGTACGTGTACGCCATCGCCGACGCCATGCGCGTCGAGTACGAGGCGATCACCAGCGCCGGCCTGCAGGTGCAGATCGACGCGCCGGACCTCGCGATGGGCCGCCACATCCAGTTCGCGGACAAGGACCTCGCCGCGTTCCGCGAGGAGGCGCGCCTGAACATCGAAGCGCTCAACCACGCCACCGCCAACATCGATCCGGCCGCCATGCGCCTGCACGTGTGCTGGGGCAACTACGAGGGCCCGCACCACTGCGACGTGCCCTTCAAGGACATCATCGACCTCGTCTTCGAGGCGCGACCGGCCTCGATCGCCTTCGAGGCCGCCAACCCGCGCCACGCGCACGAGTGGGCGATCTTCGAGGACGTCAAGCTGCCCGACGGGAAGATCCTGATCCCGGGCGTGCTCGAGTCGAAGGCCAACTTCATCGAGCATCCGGAGCTGATCGCCCAGCGCATCCGCCGCTACGCGGACCTCGTCGGCGACGAGTCCGTGATGGCCGGCAGCGACTGCGGCTACGGCACCTGGGTCGGCCAGGCGGCCGTCGACCCCGACGTAGTGTGGGCCAAGCTCCGCGCCCTCAGGGAAGGCGCGGACCTCGCTTCAAGGTGA
- a CDS encoding zinc metalloprotease, translating into MSRTCATMVVHELLAETVPGYREARLEAEALTQRYVAEAAARTEPVKLQTVVHVVYRTDAENVSDEQIQSQLDVLNRDFRARNEDRAQVPPVWTSLVADALVEFELAEVTRTHTDQRSFGADDSVKALVPAQPGRLNVWVCTLGGGLLGYAQFPGGPAETDGVVILNRAFGTTGTAQAPFDGGRTAVHEVGHWLGLRHIWGDMNDCTGDDFVADTPPAQQANTGTPEFPHVTCGNGPNGDMFMNYMDYVDDAAMFMFTKGQAARMDATLAGPRSALA; encoded by the coding sequence ATGAGCCGGACGTGCGCGACGATGGTCGTCCACGAGCTCCTGGCGGAGACCGTGCCGGGCTATCGCGAAGCACGGCTGGAGGCGGAGGCGCTGACGCAGCGCTACGTGGCCGAGGCGGCGGCGCGGACAGAGCCGGTCAAGCTCCAGACCGTCGTCCACGTCGTCTATCGCACCGACGCCGAGAACGTCTCCGACGAGCAGATCCAGAGCCAGCTCGACGTGCTCAACCGCGACTTCCGGGCGCGCAACGAGGACCGCGCGCAGGTGCCGCCGGTGTGGACGTCGCTGGTGGCCGACGCGCTCGTCGAGTTCGAGCTCGCCGAGGTCACGCGCACGCACACCGACCAGCGGTCGTTCGGCGCCGACGACAGCGTCAAGGCGCTCGTGCCGGCCCAGCCCGGGCGGCTGAACGTGTGGGTGTGCACGCTCGGCGGCGGGCTGCTCGGCTACGCCCAGTTCCCCGGCGGGCCGGCCGAGACCGACGGCGTCGTGATCCTCAACCGCGCCTTCGGCACGACCGGCACGGCGCAGGCGCCGTTCGACGGCGGGCGCACCGCCGTGCACGAGGTCGGCCACTGGCTTGGCCTGCGGCACATCTGGGGCGACATGAACGACTGCACCGGCGACGACTTCGTCGCCGACACGCCGCCCGCCCAGCAGGCCAACACCGGCACGCCCGAGTTCCCGCACGTCACGTGCGGCAACGGCCCGAACGGCGACATGTTCATGAACTACATGGACTACGTCGACGACGCGGCGATGTTCATGTTCACCAAGGGGCAGGCGGCGCGCATGGACGCGACGCTCGCGGGCCCGCGGAGCGCCCTGGCGTGA
- a CDS encoding polysaccharide deacetylase family protein — MDVLAARGLKASFFVVGEALKQHRALAERAHAEGHWIGNHTLTHPRPLGESGTEVREIQAAQAELGALAHPDRLFRPSGAGGDLAPGLLSTAAVQALIAGRFTCVLWNAVPGDWKDPDGWVDTALAQIQQQDWTLLVLHDVAGACADRLDELLQRVDAEIVQAYPPACVPIKRGAVRRPVDRYLR, encoded by the coding sequence CTGGACGTGCTGGCCGCGCGCGGCCTGAAGGCCTCGTTCTTCGTCGTCGGCGAGGCGCTCAAGCAGCACCGCGCGCTGGCCGAGCGTGCCCACGCCGAAGGCCACTGGATCGGCAACCACACGCTCACCCACCCGCGCCCGCTCGGCGAGAGCGGGACGGAGGTGCGCGAGATCCAGGCGGCCCAGGCCGAGCTCGGGGCGCTCGCGCATCCCGACCGCCTGTTCCGCCCGTCCGGCGCGGGCGGCGATCTCGCCCCGGGCCTGCTGAGCACGGCCGCGGTCCAGGCGCTGATCGCGGGCCGCTTCACGTGCGTGCTCTGGAACGCCGTCCCGGGCGACTGGAAGGACCCCGACGGCTGGGTCGACACCGCGCTGGCGCAGATCCAGCAGCAGGACTGGACGCTGCTCGTGCTCCACGACGTGGCCGGCGCGTGCGCCGACCGCCTCGACGAGCTCCTCCAGCGCGTCGACGCCGAGATCGTCCAGGCGTACCCGCCGGCCTGCGTGCCGATCAAGCGCGGAGCGGTCCGGCGTCCAGTCGACCGGTATCTGCGCTGA
- a CDS encoding RNA-binding S4 domain-containing protein produces MRGVMMVAEMDDFQAKDGMIRLGQLLKASGLVMTGGEAKMVLAEERVRVNGELETRRGRQLHPGDVVSLGGESVRLT; encoded by the coding sequence ATGCGGGGAGTCATGATGGTGGCCGAGATGGACGACTTCCAGGCGAAGGACGGGATGATCCGGCTCGGACAGCTGCTCAAGGCGTCCGGGCTCGTGATGACCGGCGGCGAGGCGAAGATGGTGCTCGCCGAGGAGCGCGTGCGCGTGAACGGCGAGCTCGAGACGCGCCGCGGGCGCCAGCTGCATCCGGGGGACGTCGTCTCCCTGGGCGGCGAGTCGGTGCGGCTGACCTAG
- a CDS encoding GlxA family transcriptional regulator, which produces MPPVSGHPQHRVVIVVYDGVKLLDVAGPADVFSEANRLGADYRVELVSVTGADVVTSVGVGLTVQHTPADVADPDTLLVAGGDIYPRTPVAHDLADAVRGLASRSDRVASICTGAFILAAAGCLAGKRATTHWKVADKLAERHADVRVDPDAIYTRDGRTFTSAGVTAGIDLCLALVEDDHGADLARDVARMLVVYLQRPGGQSQFSVPLATAPPRTPALRRVLEIVSADPSGDHSLSALAGRLNVSPRHLTRLFRDELSTTPARYVESIRLDIAKALLTEGHTATAAAALSGFPSYESLRRVFARELQTSPAAYASRSRRAA; this is translated from the coding sequence ATGCCACCTGTTTCCGGACACCCGCAGCACCGGGTCGTGATCGTGGTCTACGACGGGGTCAAGCTCCTCGACGTCGCCGGCCCGGCGGACGTGTTCTCGGAAGCGAACCGCCTCGGCGCCGACTACCGCGTCGAGCTGGTCTCGGTGACCGGCGCCGACGTCGTCACCTCGGTCGGCGTCGGGCTCACCGTCCAGCACACGCCCGCCGACGTCGCCGACCCCGACACGCTGCTCGTCGCCGGCGGCGACATCTACCCGCGCACGCCCGTCGCGCACGACCTCGCGGACGCCGTGCGGGGACTCGCCTCGCGCTCGGACCGGGTGGCCTCGATCTGCACCGGCGCCTTCATCCTCGCCGCGGCGGGCTGCCTGGCCGGCAAGCGGGCGACGACGCACTGGAAGGTCGCCGACAAGCTCGCGGAACGACACGCCGACGTCAGGGTGGACCCGGACGCCATCTACACACGCGACGGCCGCACGTTCACGTCCGCGGGCGTCACCGCCGGCATCGACCTGTGCCTCGCGCTGGTCGAGGACGACCACGGCGCGGACCTCGCGCGCGACGTCGCCCGGATGCTGGTCGTCTACCTGCAGCGGCCCGGCGGGCAGTCGCAGTTCTCCGTGCCCCTCGCCACGGCGCCGCCCCGGACCCCGGCGCTCCGCCGCGTCCTGGAGATCGTCTCCGCGGACCCGTCGGGCGACCATTCGCTGTCGGCGCTCGCCGGGCGCCTGAACGTGAGCCCGCGCCACCTCACCCGGCTGTTCCGTGACGAGCTGTCGACGACGCCCGCCCGCTATGTCGAGTCGATCCGGCTCGACATCGCGAAGGCGCTGCTCACCGAGGGCCACACGGCGACCGCCGCCGCGGCGCTCTCCGGCTTCCCCAGCTACGAGAGCCTGCGGAGGGTGTTCGCCCGTGAGCTGCAGACGTCGCCGGCGGCTTACGCCAGCCGCTCGCGTCGGGCGGCCTGA
- a CDS encoding GntR family transcriptional regulator, with amino-acid sequence MALTAPRTVAGQVAEHLKAEILAGRRAPGDKLRQVEIARALGVSTTPVREALATLQREGLVRHHPQRGAVVFLPSVDDLREHYEIRAALESLAAGKTAERFEKAWAAPLQQLIEQMWEGPPAPRYIELNQRFHTTLYAHCGRPQLSAMIASLRDASSAYLHIYRARDDFPAARLDLEHRAILNACVARDPERAAAATRVHLENTVEHVAARL; translated from the coding sequence GTGGCGCTGACCGCTCCCCGCACCGTCGCCGGCCAGGTCGCCGAGCACCTGAAGGCCGAGATTCTCGCGGGTCGACGCGCTCCCGGGGACAAGCTGCGCCAGGTCGAGATCGCGCGTGCGCTGGGCGTCAGCACCACGCCCGTGCGCGAGGCGCTGGCCACGCTCCAGCGCGAAGGGCTCGTCCGCCACCACCCGCAGCGCGGCGCGGTCGTCTTCCTCCCGAGCGTCGACGACCTGCGCGAGCACTACGAGATCCGCGCCGCGCTCGAGTCGCTGGCCGCGGGCAAGACCGCCGAGCGGTTCGAGAAGGCGTGGGCCGCGCCGTTGCAGCAGCTGATCGAGCAGATGTGGGAGGGGCCGCCCGCGCCGCGCTACATCGAGCTCAACCAGCGCTTCCACACGACGCTCTACGCGCACTGCGGGCGCCCGCAGCTGTCCGCGATGATCGCCTCGCTGCGCGACGCGTCCAGCGCCTACCTGCACATCTACCGCGCACGCGACGACTTCCCGGCCGCCCGCCTGGACCTCGAGCACCGCGCGATCCTCAACGCCTGCGTCGCCCGCGACCCCGAACGCGCCGCCGCCGCCACCCGCGTCCATCTCGAGAACACCGTGGAGCACGTCGCCGCACGCCTATGA
- a CDS encoding LysR substrate-binding domain-containing protein translates to MELRHLRYFVVVAEELHFRRAAERLHMSQPPLSQQIRALEEEVGATLLLRTQRRVELTAAGAVFLERAREILAATEDAARQARRVQRGEVGRLAVGFVGSAMYSFVPDLLRRFREQSPDVTLRLHELGTTEQLRQLEDGRLDVGFLRAGRSRPELKIENVALEPVVVALPDLHPLAAKTQLTLEDLQGQPLILLTNGVAPGLRTALQPAIDRLGGDDTVVQEVQEMQTVIGLVAAGIGISLVAESVRELVRVGVTYRPLAGWGPSLRLDMAWRAADESPLLTAFVEMARAAAPAEGERGRRGPAPR, encoded by the coding sequence ATGGAGCTGCGCCACCTGAGGTACTTCGTCGTCGTCGCCGAGGAGCTGCACTTCCGCCGTGCGGCGGAGCGCCTGCACATGTCCCAGCCGCCGCTGAGCCAGCAGATCCGCGCGCTCGAGGAGGAGGTGGGGGCGACGCTGCTCCTGCGCACCCAGCGGCGGGTCGAGCTGACGGCGGCCGGGGCGGTCTTCCTGGAGCGCGCGCGGGAGATCCTCGCCGCCACCGAGGACGCGGCGCGCCAGGCGCGGCGGGTCCAGCGCGGCGAGGTCGGGCGGCTGGCGGTCGGGTTCGTCGGCAGCGCGATGTACTCGTTCGTGCCCGACCTGCTGCGGCGCTTCCGCGAGCAGTCGCCGGACGTGACGCTGCGCCTGCACGAGCTGGGCACGACCGAGCAGCTGCGCCAGCTCGAGGACGGCCGGCTGGACGTCGGCTTCCTGCGCGCCGGCCGCTCGCGTCCGGAGTTGAAGATCGAGAACGTGGCCCTGGAGCCCGTGGTCGTGGCGCTGCCGGACCTGCACCCGCTCGCCGCCAAGACGCAGCTGACGCTGGAGGACCTGCAGGGGCAGCCGCTGATCCTGCTCACGAACGGCGTCGCGCCCGGCCTGCGCACGGCGCTGCAGCCGGCGATCGACCGCCTCGGCGGCGACGACACGGTCGTGCAGGAGGTGCAGGAGATGCAGACGGTGATCGGCCTCGTGGCCGCCGGCATCGGGATCTCGCTCGTCGCCGAGTCCGTGCGTGAGCTCGTCCGCGTCGGCGTGACCTATCGGCCGCTGGCGGGCTGGGGGCCGAGCCTGCGCCTGGACATGGCCTGGCGGGCGGCGGACGAATCGCCGCTGCTCACGGCGTTCGTGGAGATGGCGCGCGCGGCGGCCCCCGCCGAAGGAGAGAGAGGTCGGCGGGGGCCGGCGCCACGTTGA